A region of Candidatus Edwardsbacteria bacterium DNA encodes the following proteins:
- a CDS encoding zinc ribbon domain-containing protein: MPTYEYECNLCDHRFEQFQSIKDKPLKKCPKCGGKVERLLGTGAGLLFKGSGFYITDNRSSEYRRQAKSEAGGTPAKAENKSTTSEGGKK; the protein is encoded by the coding sequence ATGCCTACTTACGAATATGAATGTAATTTGTGCGATCACCGTTTTGAACAGTTCCAATCCATAAAGGACAAGCCCTTGAAAAAGTGCCCCAAATGCGGCGGCAAGGTGGAACGTCTGTTGGGCACGGGGGCAGGCCTGTTGTTTAAGGGATCAGGTTTTTACATCACCGATAACCGCAGCAGCGAGTACCGGCGGCAGGCCAAATCTGAAGCCGGCGGCACCCCGGCAAAAGCCGAAAACAAAAGCACCACCAGCGAGGGAGGGAAGAAATGA
- a CDS encoding T9SS type A sorting domain-containing protein, giving the protein MKTILTLISVVLLFIPAEGETLTQKISFQGVIPVFEKAGEYQTIKCPGLTNYGQPGAPWLPVKTVTLLLPPQARVSSVKIQNRYKDLPGSYNILPAQQCLPISENTPKNFLKDSLIYQSNASYPADPLTSWHQGNLGGYNLLNLIVCPFSYQPLDGKLKMLQDLDIIVEYDIDLVKTANITGYGSQWVLNNTANPNTFISNYSAFSGVKSTGYDLLIITSAQYDTVFQRLAQWKNQKGIRTKVAVVDSIYANYLGRDQQEKLRNFVLEQYANYGISHLLLGGDYGIVPARTAFAMHSGYEELTGKVGLDSLICDLYYSDLDGTWDLNGNDIFGEPADSVDMYPDITVGRASAASLEQARTFVDKVLTYEKSPPGDYLERVSFWASYLDAGTDAAKGKDIIDRDYMADYFRPVEKLYQSAGNESPATIIQSVNNGLHLINHNGHSGFYVMQGGNGWLDTMLMDTLNNPGQWGILYSLGCQAAGFDSNSIAEHFVNNPQGGGLAFIGNSRYGWYFPGFPGYSPSDLYDNAFFDQLLIQQAPSLGQAVGFSKADMIPLSQVDGYFRWVNYNLNLLGDPTLSVWTSAPESLQMICSDSINTGPIGLSVSVLRNNQPAGDVVLTLYIDSAYIRAITDRAGQAMLSGFTAIPQNAVLTAWAPNCIPLQKNVKIVTPGPSLSYAGQRWAEISGNGDGLAGPGESGTLEILIRNNGTLSSGLNARAILRSTDSNSAVTDSLADISGLLPGDSLWTVGVPAIAIDSLCHDGDIARFDLELIDSTGNKWYYQVGQAISAPTLKYLYHITDDSSLGNGNDIIEPGESVFLSVFLKNTGQAALNQGTFSLSTADPLIDILQPSDSLIWLEPDSGASIEFILKIDSLAPDTNYFPRLLIQGLFAGGYFSDSLILTVGAAGLDDQIESGGGNWLVSDSSHWHISSYKSNSPVNSWYFGVEPEGLAPYRAVDTLLSQPFLMGENNQLSFWQWYDFIPEWGYGFIELSGSFGTSLLEVLAGSSGQWEKRTYDLSKYEPGEALQLRFIAYVDSAGPVIKSQGWFIDDIFAGPTPAGVEMEPPAPLFADRLLPNRPNPFAESTVISFQLKQTSPVELSVYNMLGQKVKNLTTGMLQPGNYNAIWDGKDFNGRGLSGGIYFVRLLVSGRSLVRRMVMIK; this is encoded by the coding sequence ATGAAGACCATCTTAACCTTAATATCAGTCGTACTGCTTTTCATCCCGGCGGAAGGGGAGACCCTGACCCAAAAAATATCTTTTCAGGGCGTGATCCCGGTTTTCGAAAAAGCAGGGGAGTACCAAACAATTAAATGCCCCGGCCTGACCAATTACGGCCAGCCCGGCGCACCCTGGCTGCCGGTCAAAACGGTCACTCTTTTACTTCCTCCGCAGGCCAGGGTCAGCTCGGTTAAAATACAGAACAGATACAAAGACCTCCCCGGCAGCTATAATATCCTTCCCGCCCAGCAATGCCTGCCTATTTCGGAAAACACCCCCAAAAATTTTCTAAAAGATTCTCTGATATACCAGTCCAATGCAAGTTATCCGGCCGACCCGCTCACCAGCTGGCATCAGGGGAATTTGGGAGGATACAATCTTTTAAACCTGATCGTCTGCCCCTTCAGCTACCAACCGCTGGACGGCAAGCTGAAAATGCTTCAGGACCTGGATATAATCGTCGAATATGATATCGATTTAGTAAAGACGGCCAATATCACGGGCTATGGCAGCCAATGGGTTTTGAATAATACAGCTAACCCCAACACTTTTATATCCAATTATTCTGCGTTCAGCGGAGTTAAAAGCACCGGATACGATCTGCTGATAATTACCTCGGCCCAGTATGACACCGTCTTTCAACGGTTGGCGCAATGGAAGAACCAAAAGGGCATCCGAACAAAAGTGGCCGTGGTTGACAGCATTTATGCCAATTATCTCGGGCGCGACCAGCAGGAGAAGCTGCGCAATTTCGTCCTGGAGCAGTATGCAAATTACGGCATCAGCCATCTGCTGTTGGGCGGAGATTACGGCATAGTTCCGGCCCGGACCGCCTTTGCCATGCACAGCGGCTACGAGGAACTCACCGGCAAGGTTGGGCTGGACAGTTTGATTTGCGATCTGTATTACAGCGACTTAGACGGAACCTGGGACCTGAACGGCAACGATATCTTCGGAGAGCCAGCTGACAGCGTGGACATGTATCCCGATATCACGGTGGGCCGGGCCTCGGCAGCCAGCCTTGAACAGGCCAGGACTTTCGTTGATAAAGTATTGACCTACGAGAAGAGCCCGCCGGGTGATTACCTGGAACGGGTCTCGTTCTGGGCCTCCTATCTGGACGCCGGCACCGATGCGGCCAAGGGCAAGGATATCATAGATCGCGACTATATGGCTGATTACTTTCGTCCGGTGGAGAAGCTTTATCAATCCGCCGGCAATGAAAGCCCGGCCACTATAATCCAGTCGGTCAACAACGGACTCCATCTGATAAATCACAACGGCCACTCCGGTTTCTATGTGATGCAGGGAGGGAACGGCTGGTTAGACACTATGCTGATGGACACCCTCAACAATCCCGGCCAATGGGGGATCCTGTATTCATTGGGCTGCCAGGCGGCCGGTTTCGATTCCAACAGCATCGCCGAGCATTTCGTGAACAACCCGCAGGGCGGGGGACTGGCTTTTATAGGCAATTCCCGTTACGGCTGGTATTTTCCGGGGTTTCCGGGTTACAGCCCGTCGGATCTTTATGACAATGCCTTTTTTGACCAGCTCCTGATCCAGCAGGCGCCCAGCTTGGGGCAGGCTGTGGGATTCTCCAAGGCCGATATGATCCCTCTGTCGCAGGTCGATGGTTATTTCCGCTGGGTCAACTATAACCTGAATCTGCTGGGCGATCCTACTCTTTCCGTTTGGACATCCGCGCCGGAGAGCCTGCAGATGATCTGCTCCGACAGCATCAATACCGGACCCATTGGGCTTTCGGTGAGTGTGCTAAGGAACAATCAGCCGGCCGGTGATGTTGTTCTTACTTTGTATATCGATTCGGCATACATAAGAGCGATCACCGACCGGGCCGGACAGGCGATGTTGTCGGGCTTTACGGCCATACCGCAAAATGCCGTCCTTACGGCTTGGGCTCCGAACTGCATCCCGCTGCAGAAAAATGTGAAGATAGTCACACCGGGCCCCAGCTTATCATATGCCGGACAAAGGTGGGCCGAGATCTCGGGCAACGGCGACGGCCTGGCCGGTCCTGGCGAATCCGGCACGCTGGAAATATTGATCAGAAATAACGGAACATTATCCTCCGGATTGAATGCCAGGGCTATATTGAGATCAACTGACAGTAACTCGGCAGTGACCGACAGCCTGGCAGACATCTCAGGGCTGCTGCCGGGCGACAGCCTCTGGACGGTTGGCGTTCCGGCGATTGCCATCGACTCATTATGCCACGACGGGGATATCGCCCGGTTCGATCTGGAACTCATCGATTCCACCGGAAATAAATGGTATTACCAAGTCGGGCAGGCGATCTCGGCTCCTACACTGAAATATTTGTATCACATAACCGATGACAGTTCCCTGGGGAATGGCAACGATATCATTGAACCCGGGGAATCGGTTTTCCTATCGGTCTTTTTGAAAAACACTGGCCAGGCGGCTCTAAACCAAGGCACTTTCAGCTTGAGCACCGCCGACCCCTTGATCGATATATTGCAGCCTTCTGACAGCCTGATTTGGCTGGAGCCGGATTCTGGCGCTTCGATTGAATTTATTCTTAAAATAGATTCGCTGGCGCCGGATACAAATTATTTCCCAAGGCTCCTGATCCAGGGCTTATTTGCCGGGGGATATTTTTCCGATTCGCTGATTTTGACGGTGGGGGCGGCAGGGCTTGACGATCAAATAGAGTCGGGCGGCGGCAACTGGCTGGTGTCGGATTCCAGTCATTGGCATATAAGTTCCTATAAATCGAATTCTCCGGTCAACAGCTGGTATTTCGGAGTCGAGCCGGAGGGTCTGGCTCCTTACCGGGCGGTGGATACCCTGCTTAGCCAGCCTTTCCTGATGGGCGAGAATAACCAGCTAAGCTTCTGGCAGTGGTACGATTTCATTCCCGAGTGGGGTTACGGCTTCATAGAATTGTCCGGCTCATTCGGAACCAGTCTGCTGGAGGTCTTGGCCGGGTCCTCCGGGCAGTGGGAAAAACGAACCTATGATCTATCCAAGTACGAGCCGGGCGAAGCCCTGCAATTGAGGTTCATAGCCTATGTGGACAGCGCCGGGCCTGTCATCAAGTCGCAGGGGTGGTTCATCGATGATATCTTTGCAGGCCCGACTCCAGCCGGAGTGGAGATGGAACCTCCGGCGCCGCTTTTTGCCGACAGATTGCTGCCGAACCGGCCCAACCCGTTTGCCGAGTCTACAGTAATATCCTTTCAACTGAAGCAAACATCACCCGTCGAATTATCGGTCTACAATATGCTGGGCCAGAAGGTAAAAAACCTGACTACGGGCATGCTCCAGCCGGGGAACTATAATGCCATCTGGGATGGGAAGGATTTTAATGGGAGGGGTCTCTCCGGGGGTATATATTTTGTTCGCCTTTTGGTATCGGGAAGGTCGCTGGTCCGCCGCATGGTGATGATAAAATGA
- the pnp gene encoding polyribonucleotide nucleotidyltransferase, which produces MVQVQELELGGRKLIIETGRMAKQAGGSVTVRYGDTVVLVTAVGADKPREGIDFFPLTVEYREQAYAVGRIPGGFFKREGRPREKEILSARLIDRPIRPLFPQDFRNEVQVFALILSADQENDSDILGMIGASAALSISDVPFHGPIGSVRVGLINGQYVINPTFQQLQESRLDIVIAGSSDSITMVEAGAREVSEDEIVAAIEFGHQYIKQIVEMQEELVKKCGKPKRVVTAAKKDQSLIEKVRELTLNKIRAANILPQKEVRQDAIKHLTVETIESLKETYPESDKAIKSLIEEIQSQDLRERILKEGKRADGRGLTDIRPITCEVGVLPRTHGSALFTRGETQSLAVTTLGTASDGQRIEDLEGEYTKSYMLHYNFPPFSVGEVKPIRGPGRREIGHGALAERAVAPMIPAEDRFPYTVRVVSEILESNGSSSMASVCGASLSLMDAGVPIKSPVAGIAMGLVMEKDQVAILSDIMGLEDHLGDMDFKVAGTRDGITALQLDIKVQGLNKDILQKALAQAHEGRMHILDIMVKTLDQPRTELSAYAPRILSLMIPPDKIGMVIGPGGKSIRALQEEFGVKIDIDDDNSGRVSVASVGLAGIAGAEACYEKIKMMTAEPEIGKIYQAKVVKIMNFGAFVEYMPGQEGLVHISELDKKRVEKAEDVVQEGQQIMVKLIKVDPETGKVSLSRKQAL; this is translated from the coding sequence ATGGTACAAGTACAGGAACTGGAACTGGGGGGACGCAAACTGATAATCGAGACCGGCCGGATGGCCAAACAGGCCGGCGGTTCGGTGACGGTGCGCTATGGCGACACCGTGGTGCTGGTGACGGCAGTGGGGGCCGATAAGCCCCGGGAGGGGATAGATTTCTTCCCATTGACCGTGGAATACCGGGAGCAGGCCTATGCCGTAGGCAGGATACCGGGCGGCTTCTTCAAGAGGGAGGGCAGGCCCCGGGAAAAGGAGATCCTTTCGGCCCGGCTGATCGACCGGCCGATCCGTCCGCTGTTCCCGCAGGATTTCAGGAATGAAGTGCAGGTCTTTGCGCTGATACTTTCAGCCGACCAGGAAAACGATTCCGACATACTGGGAATGATCGGGGCCTCGGCGGCCCTGTCCATCTCCGATGTCCCCTTCCACGGACCCATCGGATCGGTCAGGGTGGGGCTGATTAACGGCCAGTATGTGATCAACCCCACTTTCCAGCAGCTGCAGGAAAGCCGGCTGGATATCGTCATAGCCGGCAGTAGCGATTCCATTACCATGGTGGAGGCCGGTGCCCGTGAGGTTTCGGAGGACGAGATCGTGGCCGCCATAGAGTTCGGCCACCAGTATATCAAGCAGATCGTGGAGATGCAGGAGGAATTGGTCAAAAAATGCGGCAAACCCAAGCGGGTTGTTACCGCGGCGAAAAAGGACCAGTCCCTGATAGAAAAGGTCAGGGAGCTGACCCTTAACAAGATCCGGGCGGCCAATATCCTGCCGCAAAAGGAGGTTCGCCAGGATGCCATCAAGCACCTGACCGTCGAGACCATCGAATCTTTAAAAGAAACTTATCCGGAATCGGATAAAGCCATCAAGTCGCTGATCGAGGAGATACAGAGCCAGGACCTGAGGGAGAGGATATTGAAGGAAGGCAAACGGGCCGACGGCCGGGGCCTGACAGATATCCGTCCCATAACCTGCGAGGTAGGGGTGCTGCCCCGGACCCACGGCTCGGCCCTGTTCACCCGCGGCGAGACCCAGAGCCTGGCGGTGACCACTCTGGGGACCGCCTCCGACGGGCAACGGATAGAGGATCTGGAGGGCGAATATACCAAAAGCTACATGTTGCATTATAACTTTCCGCCCTTCTCGGTGGGAGAGGTCAAACCCATCCGTGGCCCGGGCCGCCGGGAGATAGGCCACGGAGCGCTGGCCGAGAGGGCAGTGGCTCCCATGATCCCGGCCGAGGACCGTTTTCCCTACACCGTCAGGGTGGTATCGGAAATCCTGGAATCCAACGGCTCCTCCTCGATGGCCTCGGTGTGCGGAGCTTCGCTGTCGCTGATGGACGCCGGGGTGCCCATCAAGTCGCCGGTGGCCGGCATCGCCATGGGGCTGGTTATGGAAAAAGACCAGGTGGCCATTCTCTCCGACATCATGGGCCTGGAGGATCATCTGGGTGACATGGACTTCAAGGTGGCCGGCACCAGGGACGGCATCACTGCCCTGCAGTTAGACATCAAGGTTCAGGGCCTTAACAAGGATATTCTGCAGAAGGCTCTGGCCCAGGCCCATGAGGGGCGGATGCATATCCTGGACATCATGGTCAAGACTCTGGATCAACCGCGAACCGAGCTTTCCGCTTATGCCCCGCGGATCCTCAGCCTGATGATACCGCCGGACAAGATCGGTATGGTCATCGGCCCCGGCGGCAAGAGCATCCGGGCCCTGCAGGAGGAGTTCGGGGTCAAGATAGACATCGATGATGACAACTCCGGGCGGGTCTCCGTCGCCTCGGTGGGCCTGGCCGGGATTGCGGGAGCCGAGGCCTGCTACGAGAAGATCAAGATGATGACTGCCGAGCCGGAGATTGGGAAGATCTACCAGGCCAAGGTGGTCAAGATCATGAATTTCGGAGCCTTCGTGGAATACATGCCAGGCCAGGAAGGGTTGGTCCACATTTCCGAATTAGACAAGAAAAGGGTGGAGAAGGCGGAGGATGTGGTCCAAGAAGGCCAGCAGATAATGGTCAAGCTGATCAAGGTAGATCCCGAGACGGGCAAGGTCAGCCTGTCAAGAAAACAGGCTCTATAA
- the rpsO gene encoding 30S ribosomal protein S15, translating to MPLTIEKKQELIGKHQKHEGDTGSPEVQVSLLTQRINDLTEHLKIHKKDHACRRGLLKMVGQRRRLLNYLSKRHMDRYRSIVEKLGLRK from the coding sequence ATGCCACTGACCATTGAAAAGAAGCAGGAACTGATCGGCAAACATCAGAAACATGAAGGGGATACCGGCAGCCCCGAGGTGCAGGTATCTTTGCTTACCCAGCGGATCAACGATCTGACCGAGCATCTCAAGATCCACAAAAAGGACCACGCCTGCCGGCGGGGGCTATTAAAGATGGTGGGCCAGCGGCGCAGGCTGCTGAACTACCTCTCCAAGCGTCATATGGACCGTTACCGGTCCATAGTGGAAAAGCTGGGACTCAGAAAGTAA